TAGAGAGTGAAAACCTGGTAAACATAACCCTTGATAATGATATCCCCATCCATCTTGCCTGTCATATGCAAGGTCTTGCCTACAATTTTGCAGATCGTATACTGGCCGTTAACCGCATCAGTAATCCCAATCTCATCAAAGGGGACATGAAGATCTATGCTCGATAAAGTGAGTCTCGAAATAAACGGCATGCATATTGAGCATTTCATTTCTTACGAGATTGATAGTGACCTCTACATTGCCGACGACGCCTTTCACATGGAACTTGCGAACCCGGAGATAGAGATTGAACCGGGACAGCAATGCAAGCTTTATGTTAACAATCTTGTTGAGCTTAACGGAATAATAGAGAGGGTTGATGACAGGGACAGTAAATCAGGGACAACCCTTAGTGTAGAGGGGCGTGACCTTATGGGGCTTCTCGTCAGTTCCCGTGTGGAGGAGTTTGTTACCCTGAAGGATAAAAAACTTAAGGGCGTGGCTGAAGAGCTCCTTAAAAATATAAATTTTATTAACAGGAAGGGCATCATCTACGGAGAGGGGGGCAAGGATGACGTCAGGAAAAAAGAGGGAGATAAAGTTCAGGGAGAGTCCTTTGATTTGGTTCAGGCTGAACCGGGCCAGACAATATTCCAGGTGTTAAAAGATTACGCTGCTGCCAGGGGGCTTCTCTTTTATTCAAAATCTGACGGAACCCTCGTATTCGGAAAGCCTGTTGAAAAAGGAGAAGCTAAACTGAGTCTCATCAGGAGGCTGAACGGCAAAGGAAACAACGTTGTTAGCAGTTCAAGGTCGAGGAATATATCGGGGAGATACAGGAAGGTCACTGTTTTAGGCCAGCGGCAGGGCGCCGATAACCTCAAAGCGGCGGAACTTAGCGCCAGCGGTGTAGCAGAAGATAAAGATTTCCCATTTTACAAACCTTATGTCACCACTGCCGGGGGGGACGTTAAAGACTTAAAGAGCCATGCCGAATTCATTATGGATAAACAAAAAAGAGACGGTGAGCGCCTCAATTTTTCAACAGCAGGACATCGCCAGAACGATAAAAACTGGCAGGTTAACGAGCTTGTTCGTGTCATTGATGAGAGAAGAGGGATCGATGAAAATATGCTCATTACAGGCAGGGTCTTTAAAATGTCCAAAGATAGCGGGACCACAACAGACATAAGAGTGGCGAGGTTAAAAAAATAGTATGAAACTTATCAGATCCATAATAACAGCTGTTACAGAAGGAAAAATAAAACTCTTTTCAGGCGCTGGACGGGTGGGGGAGAGTTTTAGTGACAGGGAGTACTTCCAGCACTATGGATTCACATCGAGACCTCTCGAAGGAGCTGAGGCAATCCTTATCAAAGATGGAAATGTGATACAGGTTATTGCTTCTGATGACAGGAGGTACAGGCTGGCAGTCGAAGATGGTGAGGTAGCCATCTATAGTGATGAAGGAGATAAGGTGCATCTGAAAAGAGAGAATAAAATTGAGATCAAGAGTGGGGGAACAGTGATTATCGATGCGCCAAATATTAATCTCGGTGTTGGAAGTGAGACTGATCCTTTGCACAGGTTAATCGATGAGAGGTTTAAGGATCTTTTTAACAATCATATACATAGCGGTGTACAGGTAGGGGTTGGAGTGACAGGTAAACCCACACCGGTCGATCCGCTCATTCTTGATAATCACGCAACATCGATAGTAAAGGGGAAGTAATGGACTTTAAAATCAAAACGGCTTCAGGCCGACCTCAGATGACTTTTGAAAAGGCCGACAATATTATGAACAATATTTACTTAAGCCTGGCCATAGCAAAGGGAAGCTTTTTTATGGACCCTCAATTCGGCCATCGTTTTAATGAAGTCAGGAAAAATACTGCAGGTGCGCCGGGGCAGGTAAAAGAATATGCAAAAGAGGCCCTTCAGTGGCTCATAAAAACAGGTAGGGCGAAAAAGATAGAGATAGTTACGGAGCGGGACGGACGGGAAAGGATAAAAATCAGGGTGGAAGCAACACAGGCTGATGGAAGGGAAGTCACCTTTGATACTTTTTATGAGGTTGTTTAGGAGCCTGAATGAAAACCCCTGCTTGGCAGGAGAACTGTCATTTCGAACATAGTGAGAAATCTTAAATGATACAAGAATATAAGATGTTAAAGATTTCTCCCTCTGGTTCGAAATGACGCAATGAGGGCCGTCTTTGCGAGCGAAGCGAAGCAATCTCTCTGTATTGTAACCCTTTGTACCAAAACGAAAAGTGATAGTTTTTATAGCAAATCCATTTTTCAATAACCAGGAAATGAGGTAAAAATGAGTTTTCAAAAAACATTTGACGATCTTTTAAGTGAAATTCTTGATGATTACCGGGCTCAGATCCCTGATGCAGACACTTCAAAAGGAAGCCTTATTTTCATAAAAAGCGCTTGTATGGCCTCAGCACTGTGGGGTATCTACAAACACCAGGAATGGATATCGAGGCAGATTTTCCCTGATACGGCTGATAGGGAATACCTGGAAAGGTGGGCGTGGTTATATGCAATAGAAAGAACAGCAGGAGAAAGTGACAGCGAGTTGCTGCAAAGAATACTTGACAGGATTCAAAGCCCGCCGGCAGGTGGTAATAAGGCTGATTATATTCGCTGGGCAAAAGAAGTGCCTAATGTGAAGGAGGCCTATTGTTATCCCCTTGGAGGTGGCCTTGGAACAGTGTATGTCCTTATCCTGGCTGATGAAGCGGCAACCGGTTCGGAAACACCTTCCAGTTACGCCGATATAACAGGGACAACTGATGCTGTTGGTGCCCCTCCTGACATTAAACTCATTGACTCGCTGACTGACTTTGTCACTACAGGTGTACAGATGGGGGATAAGGTAATCAATACCGGTTCCGGTAAAACTGCGCGTGTTGTTAGTGTTGATGCACCGGGAGAACTTACTCTTGATACTGACATCTTTACATCAGTCGGCCAAAGTTATACCATCAGGAGTCTCACTGTAGAGACAAAGATCTATATTGAGGGACTCCAGCCGATTATGGCAGGAGAGGCCCTTTCGGTTATTAGCCCCCCCATTAAAGAGCAAAATATTACCATGACCATGACAGGAGCCAATACGGATACTATACAGGCAGCAGCGGATATAGAAGCCTATATGAAGGCAATGGAGCCAGATGAGACCTTATATCTTGCTCAGTTAACTACAATAGCAATAAATAACGGAGCAGAGAATGTGACTTTTACCTTGCCTGCTAGTGATGTTAATACTACTAATTTTGAAGTGATAAGGCCAGGTACAGTTACTGTTGTATAAACAGATGTAGGGAAGTGGAACTACATGAAGTTTATTTATAATTTAGGAGGTAGTTTTGGGTTTTACTGATAATCTTGATCTTTATTTAAAATTTGATAATAGCCTTCAGGATGACAGTCCAAATAATTTTACTGTTACATCCTATAATGGCTCATCATTTCCAGATCCAGCTGTTGTAAAGTTGGGGACTAATTCAAGGCATAATGATGGTATAAGCGCTTATGAAGATATTGAAGGGAGTGAGGGCCTTAATCCTTTACCCATTACCTTTGGAGGGTGGGTAAGGCCCGAGTCAAATCCGGGAAAATATGGCGCCATCCTTAATAAATATAATGCAGCGTCAGGAAATGGTTATTCATCTTTTGCAGTTAGTGGTAGTACCGTTTTCGGCTGGTATTTTTTTAGCCTGAGTCGATATTGCCGCTTGGATAACTATGCAGATCAGCAAGGTGACTTTTCTATTCCTTTAGATGAGTGGAGCCTTGTTATTCATCGTTTCGATTCAACAGGTGGTAAAACCTATATCGGAAAAGCCGGGGATGACAGTATCCGGTTGCAGGTCATGTCCAGTTGGGTGGGGCCACCCGGTCCATCAACATCCGCTTACAAAGTTAATTCCGGTTGGTATAGAGGCTCAACTGAGTATTTAAAAGGTTATAAGGATGAACTCTTTATTTATTCCCGCGGACTAACGGATGGTGATGTCACAACTCTCGGTGCACCGGCTGGTGGTGAGATAGCTCAACTATGGAATAACGGGAATGGTATTGAGTTAATTGAGAATGCTGTTCAAGATCCAACGGCATCGAGACATGCAGATATATTAAAAAAACTTTTCCCGGTAAAAAACATGGAAGGTCTTCATGATATAGACACAATAGTAGAAGGAGACTATCTGGATAAAACATCGTCACATGGTGATGAACTTCTTGATGAAATGTTACCTCAGACCACTGGTGATCTTATAGGAGATTGGGAAAGAATAACAGGTGTTAGTCCTAATGATATTGATACTATTGATGAGCGACGTGAACAGGTAGTAGCCAAGCTGAGAGCAAGGGGACGGCTCGATAAGCAATATTTCATCGATCTGGCGGCGGCTTATGGGTATAGCATAACGATTGAAGGCTATAAACAGATGCGTTGCGGTGAGGCCGAATGTGGAGATGTGCTGGCCCCGGAAGAGATTGTTTATGTATGGAAGGTGATTATTTCAGAGCAGAACCAGGAACTGGAGGCGCTTTTTAATAAACTGAAACCGGCTTATGCGCTGGTGGAATTTGAATATACAGGATAGATAGGAGGATATTATGGCGAAGACAGAATTTATTGATAAAAATCCACCAACGGAACCGGGGACGGTCATTACGGCCAAGCGTATGGATAGCCTCAATAACCAGGTGCCGACAGGGGAAGATTTTGACGGAAGTGCGCCCCTTCTCCATGCTCAGGATATCGGTGCCGCCAATGCCTACGTATTGGATCTCGTTTTCGGTGACCAGGTATCGAGCGGGACAAACAGCTCGGTCACTACAGATCGGCTCGTCGACAATACGGCTGACTTTATTACCGACGGCGTAGAAGCGGCCATTAACGGGGAGAACGGCTTCGAGGTACTCAACCTGGTTGACCGGACCAGTACCTATGTGACGGAGGTCCTGGATCTAAACACGCTGGTTCTCAATGACGACATCTTCCCTGATGTAGGAGATACATATGCTATCGGGCGTCATCTTTTTCAGGCACCGGTGGCACTCGTCGAAGGATTGCGATTGTCATTTAAGGCAGCCAATGCCAACACGGGAGCCAGTACGCTCAATGTGAACGGAATCGGGGCGGTGGTCATAAAAAGGCGGGACGGGTCGGAGATTAGGCCCGGAGATATTAAGGCGGACGAGATTATCCGGGTAAGGTATAACGGAAGCGATTTTACGCTCATGAGTGAAGCCATTGTTAAACCGGCCCTGTGGGACAGCGTGGCCGGGAAAGTACTGGGCGGTAGCGGGAGCGACTATTTTTACAACGTATATAGTGATGGAGATTTTATTTACGCTGTTGGTCTTACGGGAAGCGGCCATGCCGGTCAGTTTGACGGGCTGATTGTTAAATTCGACAAAGGGCTGAATGTCATTAATAAACGCTCTTTCGGCGGCGCTTCGGGTCTTGAATGTTTCCGGGGAGTATGTGGAGACGGCACTTATATCTATGCCGTGGGAAGTACCACTTCTGAAGGAACGTCTATGGATGCCCTGATTGTTAAATTCAGTGCCTCTGATCTGTCGGTACAAGCGAAGAAAATCTACGGTGGGTCAAGCGTCGACCATTTCGGCGACAACGGCTGGCACGGTGGCGTCTGGTGTAATAACACTCATGTTTTTGCTGCGGGACGTACGTCGTCAGAAGGCGGTTCCGGAACGAGTGCCCTGATCGTTAAATTTAATCTTGCTGATCTGACAATTGCAGACAGGAAGGTTTACAGTGGGTCCGGCTCTAATTTTTTCTTCGATGTTTACGGAGATACTTCCTATGTCTATGCCGTGGGATATACGTCGTCAGAAGGAGCAGGCTTTGATGACGGGCTGATCGTTAAATTTAATATTACAGATCTCTCTATTGCGTCCAGGAAGGTTTATGGTGGAACAGGGTCAGAGCGTTATCAAGGTGTCTGGTGTGACGGCACTTATGTTTATGCAGTAGGTTCAACCAGTTCCGAGGGCGCTGGCAATGCGGATGCCCTGATTGTTAAATTTAATGCCACCGACCTGACAATTGCTGCCAGGAAAATCTATGGTGGCACTGCTACGGATAAATTCTGGGCTGTGAGGGGTGACGATTCTTATATCTATGCTGCAGGCGGAACAAAATCTGAGGGGCTTGGAAGCGGGACCGATTTTAATGGGCTGATTGTAAAGTTTAACGTTAGCGATTTGACGATTGCGGCCAGGAAGGTATGCGGGGCCAATGGTGAATCTGAGTTCATCGGAGTAGTTGAGGAAGACGGGTTTATTTATATTACAGGTTATACGCAGCCAGAAGGGGCCGGTTATCATGATTGTCTGATTATGCGTATAGATACCGATTATATGCGGGCAAAAATACCTGTCCTGTCAAAGAAGGGGATATCGGAATATAACGATTCTGCTCTTACGCTGGCAAACTCGGTACAGACACTGGCCGACTCAGCCCTCACTCTGGCTGATTCAGCTCTTACCCTGGCTGATTCCACGTCGACTGATGGAGCCCCGACGGTGACTGAAGAGGAGATATTCTAATATGGATCTGAGAATATACCTTACGCTTACGATAATGCTGCTGCAAACGGTACTTGTGATTTTACAGATGAAGACGGCGCTCCTGTCACACCGGCGACGGCAACCTACAGGATTGATGATGTCAATTCGGATACGGAGATAAAGGGAGACACTCCCTTACCGGGTGGTTAAATATCACCTGTGAGAAAAGGAGACATTTCTGTCTATTGAATCCCTGTCGGGTACATTCCCTGCTGCTTGCCGCAGGGTGGTTGATTTTTTTTCAAAATCCCTGGTGGATGAATTTCTCGTGATTTGATTCAATAAAGCGGGAAGGCCGTATCTGCATTTATACCCGAGCTAATTGAAAAAGTACTGAATTATCGTAACTGTTAATCCGTTCCAGGGGCACCTATAAAAAAGATGAACAAACTTTTAACCTCATGGAGATTTAATTGAAAGAACTCCCCCACAAAAGAAGCTGGAACAGCATTTTTATTTTGAATACCAGGAAAGTGCGGGTGCTGGACATGAGATTATAAAACTCAGGAGGAGTGGATACTGATGGAAACGAGAAGAGTAAAATACGGCAGTAATGACAAGATTCGTTTTGCCTTATATACGCCTGATGGAAAGAACATTAGGACAGATGTCGTTTTTGCCGCTGGGGATGTGACTATCAGCAAGGACGGCGCTGCTGCGGCGAACGTGGCTGCTCTCCCTGTTTACGCCGCAAACGGTTTTGACATTGAGTGGATGCCTGCGGCGGGTGAACTTGACGCGAAAGAGATAACGCTTCGTATCAAAGACCAGGACGCTGCCGAGACCTGGCTTGAATGTGTAAAGCTTCTTCAAACGGAAGGGGATGCCAATGCCATGTTCACCTATGATGGGCAGCCTTCAGTGAACATACTTGGCGCGGCAGGTTCCGTTCAGCCCGGATATGCGGAAGAGGCAGGTACCTTCGATCTTTACCCCGGTGATGATATTTCCATTCCCTTTACCATTAACGGCGACATGACAGGCCATTCTCTTTACTTCTATATGAAGGAGTCCAGTAATGATTTAATCTTTGCTGTTGAGGACAAGGCCCTATCAAACTGGACGGCGACGGACGGTATTACAAGCGGAACCATAGATTTCGCAAGCGCTGAGACGGATAGCCTGATACCGGCAATTTATAATTGCGAGATCAAAAGTAAACATAATACCAACTTAAAGGTAGCCACGGTCTGGTCGGCAAAGGCAAGGCTTAAAAAACCGGTGGCAAAAAAGACGGATGTACCTTAATACACAGTAAATCATCTTCTGCTTTACTCTTAATATTTAGGAGAAATTATTTAATGGCACTGCAAGACGGGTTAGTCTCTGTATGGCATATGAATAATGATTGGCTTGATTCATATGGAAATAATGATGGTACATCTACAGGCGCTATTTTTGACCCTACCATAAAAAAATTAGGCACTCATTCCGGGCAGTTTGATGGCGTAGATGATCGAATTGCTATACCTGATGATCCTGGCTTATCTTTTGGAGATGGAACAAATGATTCATCTTTTAGTATATCTCTATGGATAAGGCATGATGGAACGATATTAAATAATATGGGATTAGTATCTCAGGACAGTCCTGCAGGAATCAGAGGATGGGGACTTTCTTTAATTCATATCAGTGGAAAGCATTACCCTTATTTTGCGCTATACGATAATTCTCCCACCAATAGAATAGTAAGACGAAGTATTGGAACAGAAGTTCCAATAGATACGTGGTGTCATTTGGTTGCCACTTATGATGGAAGTTCTTTATCTTCCGGTATGAAAATATATCTGGATACTTCCAGGGTAGACGATGATCATGATAATTCAGGAACATATGCTGCCATGCATGATCTTTCAGTCGATTTCTCTATCGGTTATGCAGTAACTGGAAGTTATTATTTTAAAGGTAATATTGATGAAGTTAATGTATGGAATAGAGAATTGTCCTCTGTTGAAGTTGCGGAACTATGGAATATTGGGGCGGGTATCGAGCTTACTGTGGATAGTAATATTCTGATTGGTAAGGTTGTATCCGCATGGTCAATGAATGAAATATCGGGTAGCAATGTAAGTGATAGCTTTGGAACTAATAATGGGATCGTAACGGGAACAACAATAAACTCGACAGACCCTAAAACAGGCATAGCTTGCAGATTTTTCGACGGTATAAATGATGATATCACAATAACAGGGTATAAAGGTATTCTTGGTACGAATCCGAGGGCTTTTTCTGCTTTTGTACGTTCTTCAGATACTAAAATCCAGCGAATTTTTGCTTATGGTGCAGATGTTTCGGCAGGTTTGATGACACTTAATGCCGAGAACAACAAGCTGTCTGTAAGAATATATAATGGCAATATAATCTATAATGCACCGGGATTAAATGATGGCAACTGGCATCATGTAGGTTTATCTTTACCAAGGAATGCAACCTTGAACGATGTTCAGATATACCTTGATGGCCAGGTATTAACAAGTGTCTCATCATCAAGTAATCCAACGACAACTATCAATACACAATCAGGTCAGGATTTCAAGATTGGTTTACATGATACAGATCTACCTTCCAGATGGCATGGTGATATTGATGCAACTCACTGGTTTAATGATGAATTAAGTTCTGCGGAATTTGCATTTCTTTATAGCAATGGAGCTGGAATTGAAATAAATGAGCTTCCAAATGACTTTACGGTCATAAACCTCAGACGGAGTGGATACTGACTCGGGGCTGAAGAAAAGGGGAGGTTCTGTTTATTGAATCCCTGGCGGGTGCATTCCCCCCGATCCGGGATAAAGTGGGAACGTTATCTCCGCGCTCATACCCACTGCTTGCGCCGAGACGGATAGCCTGATACCGGCAAGTTATAATTGCGAGATGAAAAGTAAGCATAATACCAACTTAAAGGTAACCACGGTCTGGTCGGCAAAGGCAAGGCTTAAAAAACCGGTGGCAAAAAAGACGGATTTGCCATAATAAAAAATCAAACTATCTATTTCTTATGATTTCGAGATTTACTCTTTTCCATCAAATAGAAAAGCGAGTGCACTTTCAAAGGGAAATGTTGTCAATAGAGGAACCGCATAATGTCTGAACTGGATAACCCCACAGGAATATACCATTTTAATTCTGATTTTAATGATGCCTCAGGATTTAACAGACATTTAGTTCATTCCGGAGTTACGATAGACAGCACTGCTCCCAGGTTAGGAACGGGATGCGCTCATTTTGATGGGATCGATGATAGCGCTGCATTACCGTCATATTTTGATTCTCTAAATGCACCTTTCTCCTTACTTGCATGGATAAATGTTGATGATCCAACATCTTCATTCCGGCAAGAAATAATTTGTGGAAGTCAAAATGATTTTGCATGGGGCATTCAAATGACAACGGGAGTATTATTTTTTACCAGGATTGGAGCGAACTACGTAGAAAGTAATACACCAATATCTCCAGGGTGGCATATGGTTGGCCTTACTTATGACGGCATTACTGCGAGATTTTATCTTGATGGCTTACCGGACGGAAACCCGGCCTATGCCGACCCAGGATTTGTAGCCTCTCGGAAAGCAGTAGGGGCCAGACCGGATACTTTAACTGACTGGTATGCTGGATTAATAGATGAATTAGTCATATATGACAGCGTTATATCTGACATTGGAATGGCTGATTATTACAATAGCGGGGCGGGAGTAGAGCTAGCTCCACCCCTATTAACAGATAAATTGGAGGCTATATACAACTTAAATAATAATTGGAATGATTCCAGCCCTAGTGGATATAACGGTACCCCAACAGGAGGCGCCAATTTTAATAGCAATGACAAAGTATTGGGTTCACATTCCGGATCATTCGACGGAGTAAATGATTATGTTACTTTTGGGAATGTATTAGATGTGGGAGATAATGATCTTTCCATATCTTGCTGGATTAAAACGACAGATGCAAGTTATTCTAATATTATTTCAAAGGGAAAGAGCGGTGATTATTCCTGGTTAATCAATATAAACCCGGCAACAGGTGGTAAACTACGTTTTGTTTTATTTCAACCCGATGCCAATACCTATTTGTACCCTGTTTCCACAACGGATATCAATGATGGAAACTGGCATCATATCCTTTGCATATTTGATCAGTCGGCAGAAACAGCGGCTATATATATTGACGGTATTTTGGAGGTGTTAGACAATTCACCGACAGGGACTTTTAATAAAACGTCAACAGCAAATTTTCGATTTGGCACAATGGATGATGGCTCCGGTCCTTATGGTGGATTATTGGATGAAGTAAATATATGGTCCAGAGCGTTAAGCGATGGAGGTGTTGCTGTTGGTCAAACTGCCGGTGGAGAAGTTGCTCAATTATATAATAGTGGTACAGGGATAGAGTTAGAGATTACTCTATATGATGGATTTGTGTCTCAGTGGAGATGGAATAATAGCGCAAAAGATGAGCTGGGTAATCACGATGCCACCATAACAGGTGCTGCATTTGATGATACGATAAAAAAACTGGGTTCACATTCCTTGAATTGTGACGGCGTCGATGATTATGCTTCCATTCCTGATCATCCGGATTTAAGAAACTCAGAGTTTTCTATTTCAGGGTGGATATATGTACCCTTTTTAGGTGCTGAAGGCTATATCTGGATGAAGCAGCTTGGATCGTCTCCACCCTATACAGGCTATACATTAGAGTTATATACAGATAACAGGTTTTATTTTCAGGCTGGAGATGGCGTTTCCTGGCCTGCCTATCAGCTTACATCAGCTCCAGTTACTTCTGCAGGTTGGTATTTTTTTGCACTCACTGTTTCTGAAAAAGAAATTAAAATATTCGTGAATGATATTGAGCCCCTATCAATAAGCGGCGGTTCCATTGTTCATAACACGATGGATGCCTGGATAGGAAGGAATCCTGATAATCAGGCTTTATATAAGCCTGCTCATGTTGATCAATTGACTTTTCATACTCGTGTGCTTTCGACTGCTGAAGTTTCAAGATTGTATAATAACGGCATTGGTACCGAGCTTTCCTCAGCGGGTTTAACGGATGGATTAATTTCATTATGGCATATGAATGGTGACTGGTCGGATTCTGTCGGTCCAAATAATGGAATTCCAGCGGGAGCGTCTTTTGATACGGTTAAAAAGCTGGGTTCTTATTCAGGGCAATGGGACGGAATAGATGATTACGTTAATTGTGGTAATGACAGCAGTTTAGGATTTACAAATGATTCTGAATTTACAATCTCCGCATGGGTATATCAAACAGGAGATGGCCCCGATGGAAATGGTGGAACTATTTGCGGCAGATATGATGCAGGTAAGGGCTATCTTTTTTACCACTTTACAGACTCAAGGGGATTATTTTTTCAATGTGACTCAGTGGGATTTATATCAAATTACCAAATACCGCTTTCAACATGGACTCATGTGATTTACAGAAGAGACGCTAATGATCATAAACTCTACGTTAATGGTGTTTTAAGGGCCGGTGAAACAAAGGGCGTTTTAAGTGATGGAAATACAAATTTTTATGTGGGAACTCATTCATCGGCGCTTACGCAGGAATGGAAGGGAAATATTGACGAGTTATCTATATGGGGGCGAGCCTTAACCGATGGAGACGCAGTCATTGGACAAACTGCAACTGGTGAGATTGCGGAACTCTGGAATAGTGGGGTAGGGACTGAACTTCTGGTTGCTGCTTTGAAAGCGGATTCCAGGGAAATAAAGGACCTGGGATTTACAAAGGAAATGTTTAGTGCCGTTGAGGAACTCCTTGACTTTGATACTTATTTGCAGGGCATCCTTGATGAAAATTTTAATGAAGTTAAAGAGAGACTCTCTATAGATGTTTACAACGATCCGGCCAGAATTGATGATATTAGACGGGTCGAGAAGTATCTGGCTGCAGCAGAACTCTGGGAAAGAAGAGCAAATCTTGTTTTATCCATGGCCCATTCCGATGGACCCACCGGGGAATTGGAGCAGGCAAGGGCAGAAGTTTATAAAGTGAGAGCCAGGGAAATTATAGACAGGCTGAACCCTCCTTCTTAAAAGATTCTCACTGAATAATATTGACATAGAGGGAGCTTCATTTATAATTAGTTTTCATCGGTCAAGGGTGCTTTTTCGCAATCTCTGCGTCAATCTTCGGCTTTGCTTGTGCGATGTACAGTAGTACAACTCGGCGAAACCCTTGATTCCCTTGACCTTGCAAAAAATCCCTCCTTTCCGAATTGAAAACAAAGTTTCATTTATTATAGTTTCTGGATGGACACTAATTAGCGCTCCAATAAATTTATGAAGGCCGACACAATGATTGATCATATAATTTTAAATGTTACCTATATTGACGAGGCGAAGGAATTTTACATGATGGCCCTGGCGCCCCTTGAATATGAAATGATTTGGGAGCAGCAGACCTGGGCCGCATTCGGCAGGGACGGTAAACCTTTCTTCCTTATTCAGCAGGGGCAAAAACCCAATCCGCCCCTTCATATCGCTTTTCGTGCCGATAAACGGGTCATGGTAGATAATTTTTATAGCGTTGCCATTGCTTCGGGAGGGAAAGATAACGGCAAACCGGGCATACGCGAAAAATACCATCCCAATTATTACGGCGCTTTTGTTTTTGATCCCGATGGTAACAACATTGAGGCTGTCTGCCACGATGCTGAGTAGAATTAGTCCTGAATTCTCCTTAATTGCCACGCTTAACGTTAGAATCCGTTGATTTTATAGCCATTTTCCTTTATTATAGCGTCATAAAATTGCAAGAGGTAATCACTTGAAAAAAGAAAACTATAACGTCGCCGTTGTGGGCGCTACCGGCCTTGTGGGACAGGAGATTCTGTCTATTCTGGAAGAGAGGAATTTCCCTGTCGGTGAGCTTAAATTGCTCGCTTCTGAGAGATCTGCCGGAACTGAGATGGAGTTTTGCGGAAAGCAATATAAGGTGGAGGTGCTGGCTGAAGATTCCTTTGAAGGGACCGATATCGGGCTTTTTTCACCCGGTGGCGCAATCAGCGCTAAATTTGCTCCTCTTGCAGTCGGGGCAGGCGCTGTCGTCATCGATAATACAAGTCATTTCAGAATGGACCCCCACATTCCTCTTGTTGTGCCCGAAGTCAATGCTGAAGAGATTGCCGACTATAAGAATAAGGGCATCATTGCTAATCCCAACTGCTCAACCATTCAGATGGTGGTGGCATTAAAACCGATTTACGATGAAGTGGGAATAGAGAGGATTGTTGTTTCAAGTTACCAGGCTGTATCGGGGGCCGGCAAGGAGGCCATTGATGAACTTCATGACCAGATTGTCGCCGTTATGAACCA
This DNA window, taken from Deltaproteobacteria bacterium, encodes the following:
- a CDS encoding phage GP46 family protein; translation: MDFKIKTASGRPQMTFEKADNIMNNIYLSLAIAKGSFFMDPQFGHRFNEVRKNTAGAPGQVKEYAKEALQWLIKTGRAKKIEIVTERDGRERIKIRVEATQADGREVTFDTFYEVV
- a CDS encoding phage baseplate assembly protein — its product is MKLIRSIITAVTEGKIKLFSGAGRVGESFSDREYFQHYGFTSRPLEGAEAILIKDGNVIQVIASDDRRYRLAVEDGEVAIYSDEGDKVHLKRENKIEIKSGGTVIIDAPNINLGVGSETDPLHRLIDERFKDLFNNHIHSGVQVGVGVTGKPTPVDPLILDNHATSIVKGK
- a CDS encoding baseplate J/gp47 family protein; the protein is MSFQKTFDDLLSEILDDYRAQIPDADTSKGSLIFIKSACMASALWGIYKHQEWISRQIFPDTADREYLERWAWLYAIERTAGESDSELLQRILDRIQSPPAGGNKADYIRWAKEVPNVKEAYCYPLGGGLGTVYVLILADEAATGSETPSSYADITGTTDAVGAPPDIKLIDSLTDFVTTGVQMGDKVINTGSGKTARVVSVDAPGELTLDTDIFTSVGQSYTIRSLTVETKIYIEGLQPIMAGEALSVISPPIKEQNITMTMTGANTDTIQAAADIEAYMKAMEPDETLYLAQLTTIAINNGAENVTFTLPASDVNTTNFEVIRPGTVTVV
- a CDS encoding LamG domain-containing protein, yielding MALQDGLVSVWHMNNDWLDSYGNNDGTSTGAIFDPTIKKLGTHSGQFDGVDDRIAIPDDPGLSFGDGTNDSSFSISLWIRHDGTILNNMGLVSQDSPAGIRGWGLSLIHISGKHYPYFALYDNSPTNRIVRRSIGTEVPIDTWCHLVATYDGSSLSSGMKIYLDTSRVDDDHDNSGTYAAMHDLSVDFSIGYAVTGSYYFKGNIDEVNVWNRELSSVEVAELWNIGAGIELTVDSNILIGKVVSAWSMNEISGSNVSDSFGTNNGIVTGTTINSTDPKTGIACRFFDGINDDITITGYKGILGTNPRAFSAFVRSSDTKIQRIFAYGADVSAGLMTLNAENNKLSVRIYNGNIIYNAPGLNDGNWHHVGLSLPRNATLNDVQIYLDGQVLTSVSSSSNPTTTINTQSGQDFKIGLHDTDLPSRWHGDIDATHWFNDELSSAEFAFLYSNGAGIEINELPNDFTVINLRRSGY
- a CDS encoding DUF2313 domain-containing protein, which gives rise to MGFTDNLDLYLKFDNSLQDDSPNNFTVTSYNGSSFPDPAVVKLGTNSRHNDGISAYEDIEGSEGLNPLPITFGGWVRPESNPGKYGAILNKYNAASGNGYSSFAVSGSTVFGWYFFSLSRYCRLDNYADQQGDFSIPLDEWSLVIHRFDSTGGKTYIGKAGDDSIRLQVMSSWVGPPGPSTSAYKVNSGWYRGSTEYLKGYKDELFIYSRGLTDGDVTTLGAPAGGEIAQLWNNGNGIELIENAVQDPTASRHADILKKLFPVKNMEGLHDIDTIVEGDYLDKTSSHGDELLDEMLPQTTGDLIGDWERITGVSPNDIDTIDERREQVVAKLRARGRLDKQYFIDLAAAYGYSITIEGYKQMRCGEAECGDVLAPEEIVYVWKVIISEQNQELEALFNKLKPAYALVEFEYTG